The nucleotide window atgttaaggggggaagagttgtaacagaccctttttcttaatattaaatattttgacaaattcaataatcgtttcgttttattattttctttttaatgccgtttcaaaattttattccaatcgtttttaagttctcgattttcttttatatataatttatttctcttaaaataaattacctaaataataagtctagctaaattacctacattAGAAAAGAACGATCCGTTACACTTATCTCCCCCTGAGGACCAGGCTGTGTATAGTAGTAAGTCTGTTCGAAGAAATCACAATCCATGGTGGTATACATCCGATTATGAACTAGGTCAAAACATCGATAGCCTTTTTGATTTACCTCATAGCCTACAAAAATACATCGTATAGCCCAAGCCTCAAGTTTAGTTCTGGATTGTTTGGGAAGATGAACAAAGACAACACACCCAAATATACGGGGAGAAAGAGAATGAAAGGATGGTAGGGGGACAAACGAGCCTAGGGTTTCAAGAGGAGTCTTATAGTTTAGGGGTTTAGAGGGAAGACGATTAGTGAGATAAGCAGCTGTAGCAATAGCCTCAGGCCATAAGTAGGAAGGGGAGCGAGATTCAATCAGGAGGGATCGAGTTATTTCATGAAGAGTACGATTCTTACGCTCAGCAACCACATTCTTTTGTGGTGTATCAAGACAAGAGGTTTGATGAATCATCCCATGGTCAGATAAAAAAGTTCTCAtagcaaaattaataaattcccCTCCATTATCTAATTGAAGAATTTGTGGTGTAGCATGATAACGAGTTTTAAGCATATTGTAGAAAGTGACAAACACAGAAAAAGCTTTAGATTTGtgttttagaaaataaattcaaatcatACGAGTACAATTGTccacaaataaaacataatatgaaTAGTTATGAGTACCAAAATTAGGAGTAGGcccccatacatcagaatgtATCAAAACAAAAGGTCTAGTAGCATGAGATAAACTAGGTAAATAAGAGTGTTTATGGCTTTTTGCCAAGACACATGACTTACAATCCAAAGACATAATATGCttaaaagaaggaaaaagatgTTTTAAATAGGCTAAAGAGGGGTGACCCAGACGACAATGCTATAGCCAAATGTGATGATCGGGTGACCCGCGAGAAAGAAAAGCTTGACCTTTTTGAGTTGTCTCATCCACATAATATAGGCCTCTTCGTTCAATACCACGTCCGATGATTGTCCCGCTCaaagcatcctgcacaatacaaccaGAAGACGTCATAAGAATAGTACAATTAAGCTCCTTAGTCAGCTGACTAactgacaataatttatgagacaaagtaggaattaataaacaattttttaggTGAATAGACGGAGAAATATCAACCAAGCCAGCACTAAGAACCCGAACACGCTCTCCATTAGCTGTTTGTATATGAGACGGGGATGTgggtttatgatttaaaaaataattgggGTCAAAAGACATAGTATCAGTAGCACCGCAATCAAAAATCCACAGTGTGTAACTTGATTGAATTTTTGAGTGGGAAGAGATAAGTGACTTGGAAATATTTGACCCAAAATGATGGGGCCATGTCTTTTGGGCCGGCAGATGGTGAAGGAGTAGGTTTAATGTTAGGGTTTTTTGTGAAAGTCCCTTTATAAAGGTTCAAAAAAGGAAAGTTTGATTTTatcccttccccttccccttcTCTCATACCTtgcctttctctctcttctgtgTTTTCTTCTCTCATTCCCggcctttctctctcttctttttttttccgaCTGTGTTATGCTCTCCTTTGTACCATTTGTCTCACCTCCACTGTGGTCTTCGTTGCCGGTGGGTTCGGTAGCCATGAGGAGGGCTTTGCCACCGGTCTGGCTTGCTAATACCTTGGAGGCTGCCTTCCTCTTTTGGAGATCGTCCCACCAGTCCGGATAGCCTATGAGTTTGAAACACCCATCTTTGGTATGTCTAGATCCACCACAGTGACTACATCTCAGGTTTGTTTTATCCTCTTGCCGGATGATGATTTGTCTGATCGGTGTGCAACAAGACCACTACCAGTTTTTGAGGGGTTTTGCCCCAATGATGAAACGTGGCTCATAATAACACGTCTAGCTATTTCCTGACAAATTTTGGCATACGCCATGTATAATGTCGGCAGAGGTGTTTGATTTAACAAATCTCGTCTTTATTTGTCAAACGTGTCATTAATACCGGCCAAAATTTAATACAAACGTTGTGTTTGAATAAAAGTGTTGAAGATAGTAATATCTTCATCATACTTCGTGGGATTTGGCCTCCTTCGATCAATTTCTTTCCAAAGGGTATTGAGTTTTCTGAAATAGACCTCAATAGAGTCATTATTTTGCTGCAATGATGAAGCCTTCAAACTCAGATCAAAGATCTGAAGTTCATCTTGTTTGCTACCAAGAAGTGTTTCAATGCCCCTCCACAATTCCCAGGTTGTACTATAGTCCAAGAATTGATTGACTAAATTTGGTTCGATGTTAGTGATAATCCATGAAAGAACCACCACATCTCTTCGTTTCCATTATTCATATTTTGGATCAGTGGATATGTGCATAAATTTACATCATTTTGTGTAATTATGGTAGTTTAATTTTTCGGCTATCTTTAATTCTGGTGCCAAAGTTTCgattgtttggttttgtttgttcattttttgGAACAATTGGAATTTGTGCCATAGTTATGATTTGGTTGtctgtgttttggtttgggttgtATTCTGCCATGACAGGTATGATAAATGGTAGATGATGAAGGCTGAGAAAGATCCCTAACCTtaccgctctgataccatgaaaggATTTATAAAACAGAAAATAGGGTTTAAAGATAAGATTTAGGGTTaagaattcaattttttttgtgtgtCTTATTGGTGATACATGAActcttatataaattaattacagaAATCTAATATaggaaacaaaaaatattatacaatCAAGAATAGAAACAGGAAAAAATCTTCTAAATATTCTCCTAAATATTCACATTTCTACAATAGAAGGTGAACTTTAATTCCATACTGACGCAAATATAGTTAGTTAAGGCTACAATTTTGATATGTACCGTTTCGTTTTCtagtaaataataaaatttttatttaccgaaaatataataataataataataataataataataataataataataataataataataataataataataataataataataataattacctaGTAAGTAATATATGAGAGGAAACTAATTATTtatgtgattttcaattaatgaaaattttcttttttttataaaaaaaaaatcacctaattttttatgatttgcaATCCATGTCCTTATATTAAAGGATCTAAAATATTCCATAACATGAATAAAGAAATGTAAAAAGTGTTTAAATAAGAGAGAAAGACAAAGAGGATCTcaccaaaattaaattaattttaaacaaaaaaagataGAGATAAGGAATATATACCTATACctatatataaaaatacatgTTTGAGGAATTTTTCAGTATATATTGAATAATTAAGAGTCATAAAAATACAAGTGGTAGAAGAATACATTCTAAattatagtattttatttttctccATTAAAAAGAATTTATTCTATTTACTTCTTTCACCCTATATAAATATACTAAGAATTCTCTACAATACAACCCATCAATTTCAACCAAAATTtcttacaaaaaaatataaataaaaatataaaccatTTCAATTAGTCAATACCATCAATGAAATTATTCAAGCAAAACCATTCCTTTCAGAAGTATGAGCACCAAGAGAGTATGAGCAAATCAAACTATGCTAACTATGCATGGACCAATAAGCCCAATTATCCAAGCTATGATGGTCAAGGTCCAGATTATTTATTGGGCTATCCTAAAAGTTGTAGCAATTCTGGGGCCCACAAGTCCATCAACTACTATGCCCATGCCCAACAGGCTGTCCCAAGCCCATCAATACATGTGAAACAAGGCCATCACTTGGTTGAGAAAATGAAGAGGCAAGAGAGTCATGAGGGCCAAGAATGGGCTAGCAACTCtcttgattgctccaattcaaGTCTAGTAGACCATTCTAAGGTCATGGGCCAAGAATTGGAGCATGGTTGGGCTAATAAGTCCATTTCTAAATCTAGCCCAAGCCCTACACAAGCTCACCACTTTAGCCAATCCAAGTTCAAACAAGAAGAAGAGGCTTACAATTTTGGTGAAGGGGGTGTTGAAAGTGGCTATGCTACTAAGCTCGACACGTCTTCTAGCCAAAATTACCACAACAAAGTCGATACTAAACAATCAAGCCTTATACAACACAAAGAAGGGCATATGATGGGGAAAATGGATCATAATTGGGAAAAATCTAGCCCGACCCATGCTCAACACTCAAGCCTTGGGATGCACGATGGGAGTATGACAGGTAAAACAAACATTATGTTAGCTAACTCTGCTAAAACAAAATTTGGCTCAGCTAAAACTCATCAATTAGGCCTCTCAGTGCACACGAATGGGCATATCATTGAGAATGGTGAGCATGAATTGTCATATTCACCTAAAAAATTCTCCAATTCAAGCCAAGCCTATCATGGAGACATGGGGATGCATGTATATGAAGAGGAGGATATGACGGGGAATATGGATCATGGTATGGCTTATTCACAAACCAAATTCCCTAGCTCAGCCCAAACCCATTACTCAAATTCCAGCTCGACCCAAGCTCAACAGGCCAATATGACAATGCAAAAAGAGGGTCATTTGTTAGGGAAAGAGGATCATAGTTGGGGCTACTCACCAACTAAGCTATCTAGCCCAACCCATTACTCAAGCTCTAGCTCAACCCAAGCTCAACATGCCAACATGGCAATGCAGAATGAGGGTTATAGGTTAGGGAAAGAGGATCATAGTTGGGGCTACTCACCAACTAAGCTTTCTAGCCCAACCCAAATTCATCACTCGAGCCACACTATGAAAAAAGAGGGGTACAACCACAAGTTAGGGAATGTGAATCAGGGTATTCATCACTCGGGACACACTATGCAAAAAGAGGGGCACATGATAGGAAATCTGAATCAGGGTATTCATCACTCGGGCCCCACTATGCAAAAAGAGGGACACATAATAGGGAATGTTAATCAGGGTATTCATCACTCGGGCTACACAATGAAAAAAGAGGGACTCATGAAAGGGAATATGAATCAGGGTATTCATCACTTGGGTTACAATATGCAAAATGAGGGGCACGTGATAAACAATATGAATCAGGGTACTTATCACTCGGGCCACATGTTAGGGAATATGAATCATGGTTGGGCGAATTCCAATTCTCCCACCAAATACTCTAGCCCAAATAATTTCACTAGCTCGAACAATTCCACGCATGGAGCACTTGAACAACATGAATGGCAAAGAAAGTCCAATAATGGAATGGGGTTAAACCACGTGAGCAATCATTCATCCCATGCATCATATAATGACTATGATGAGCATTGTGATGAggatgttgatgatattatggATGAAATTCTGACCAAGTACCCAGCCCATAATGTTAGTGGTGCACAAGGAAGTAATTGGGCCATGAAACCCAAGTCAATGGGAAGCCAAAACATGGGTGGGGCCTATAGTActaaacaacaaaaacaaatgtTTGGTAGCCAAGCCATGGCTAGCTCAAGTTCAAGCTCAAGCTCAAGTTCAAACTTCCAAACAAGCAAACACATGAGTGCAGGATTCACATCTAATGTTATGAAGAAACAGTATTCAGCAAGTTCTAGCTCAAACAAGTTTGAGGCA belongs to Amaranthus tricolor cultivar Red isolate AtriRed21 chromosome 17, ASM2621246v1, whole genome shotgun sequence and includes:
- the LOC130804523 gene encoding uncharacterized protein LOC130804523, producing MKLFKQNHSFQKYEHQESMSKSNYANYAWTNKPNYPSYDGQGPDYLLGYPKSCSNSGAHKSINYYAHAQQAVPSPSIHVKQGHHLVEKMKRQESHEGQEWASNSLDCSNSSLVDHSKVMGQELEHGWANKSISKSSPSPTQAHHFSQSKFKQEEEAYNFGEGGVESGYATKLDTSSSQNYHNKVDTKQSSLIQHKEGHMMGKMDHNWEKSSPTHAQHSSLGMHDGSMTGKTNIMLANSAKTKFGSAKTHQLGLSVHTNGHIIENGEHELSYSPKKFSNSSQAYHGDMGMHVYEEEDMTGNMDHGMAYSQTKFPSSAQTHYSNSSSTQAQQANMTMQKEGHLLGKEDHSWGYSPTKLSSPTHYSSSSSTQAQHANMAMQNEGYRLGKEDHSWGYSPTKLSSPTQIHHSSHTMKKEGYNHKLGNVNQGIHHSGHTMQKEGHMIGNLNQGIHHSGPTMQKEGHIIGNVNQGIHHSGYTMKKEGLMKGNMNQGIHHLGYNMQNEGHVINNMNQGTYHSGHMLGNMNHGWANSNSPTKYSSPNNFTSSNNSTHGALEQHEWQRKSNNGMGLNHVSNHSSHASYNDYDEHCDEDVDDIMDEILTKYPAHNVSGAQGSNWAMKPKSMGSQNMGGAYSTKQQKQMFGSQAMASSSSSSSSSSNFQTSKHMSAGFTSNVMKKQYSASSSSNKFEAKSMINNGGLYDY